In one window of Leptospira neocaledonica DNA:
- a CDS encoding GFA family protein, protein MSLKKYLGSCRCKKVRFEVWIDLTQGTFKCNCTSCIKARFWGASALPENFKYLEGEKEITVYSTRIDGMFCKHCGVGIGGGGDIPEAGGKFIAINLGALDNLDPKEWASAPVSYLDGLHDRWDREPEFISHL, encoded by the coding sequence ATGTCTTTAAAAAAATACTTAGGAAGTTGCCGTTGTAAGAAAGTTCGTTTCGAGGTTTGGATCGACCTAACCCAAGGAACCTTTAAATGTAACTGCACAAGTTGTATAAAAGCAAGGTTTTGGGGTGCTTCGGCTTTACCTGAAAACTTTAAATATTTGGAGGGTGAGAAAGAGATTACCGTTTATTCTACTCGGATAGACGGAATGTTCTGTAAACATTGCGGAGTAGGAATTGGCGGAGGTGGAGACATTCCGGAGGCAGGAGGAAAGTTTATCGCGATCAATCTGGGCGCCTTGGATAATTTAGACCCTAAGGAATGGGCTTCAGCTCCAGTAAGTTACTTAGATGGGTTACATGATCGCTGGGATAGAGAGCCCGAGTTTATCTCACATCTTTAA